A genomic region of Geothrix edaphica contains the following coding sequences:
- the moaA gene encoding GTP 3',8-cyclase MoaA, with translation MEPRDTLGRPLKALRISVTDRCNFRCTYCMPKEVFGPDYAFLPREALLSFEEITRLVRVFTGLGVTKVRLTGGEPLMRRELPALVRMLAGVPGLEDLALTTNGALLPELAPALKAAGLRRLTMSLDTLRPERFRAISDTDLPLERVLAGLEAARAAGFGPVKLNCVLKRGVNDDEILELAAFAREGGHTLRFIEFMDVGTTNGWQMEAVVPAAQVRRILESRWPIEPLETGEDAVARTWRYRDGQGEIGLIASVTAPFCRGCDRARLSAEGRLYTCLFAGQSLDLKTFLRSGHGDADLAALLAFHWKRRGDHYSEIRHGATPNLPKVEMSRIGG, from the coding sequence ATGGAGCCTCGCGACACTCTGGGCCGCCCCCTCAAGGCGCTGCGCATTTCGGTCACCGACCGATGCAACTTCCGCTGCACCTACTGCATGCCCAAGGAGGTCTTCGGGCCGGACTACGCCTTCCTCCCCCGGGAGGCCCTGCTCAGCTTCGAGGAGATCACGCGGCTGGTGCGGGTCTTCACCGGCCTGGGCGTCACCAAGGTCCGCCTCACCGGCGGTGAGCCCCTCATGCGCCGGGAGCTGCCTGCCCTGGTGCGGATGCTCGCCGGGGTGCCCGGCCTCGAGGACCTGGCCCTCACCACCAACGGCGCCCTCCTGCCCGAGCTGGCCCCCGCACTGAAGGCCGCGGGCCTCCGGCGGCTCACCATGAGCCTCGACACCCTCCGCCCCGAGCGCTTCCGCGCCATCAGCGACACGGACCTGCCCCTGGAGCGCGTGCTGGCGGGGCTGGAGGCCGCCCGGGCCGCCGGCTTCGGCCCCGTCAAGCTCAACTGCGTCCTCAAGCGCGGCGTCAACGACGACGAGATCCTCGAGCTGGCGGCCTTCGCCCGGGAGGGTGGCCACACCCTGCGCTTCATCGAGTTCATGGACGTGGGCACCACCAACGGCTGGCAGATGGAGGCGGTGGTCCCCGCCGCCCAGGTGCGCCGGATCCTCGAATCCCGCTGGCCCATCGAGCCCCTGGAGACCGGGGAGGACGCGGTGGCCCGGACCTGGCGCTACCGGGACGGCCAGGGTGAGATCGGCCTCATCGCCTCCGTCACGGCCCCCTTCTGCCGGGGTTGCGACCGGGCCCGCCTGTCCGCCGAGGGCCGCCTCTACACCTGCCTCTTCGCAGGCCAGAGCCTGGACCTGAAGACCTTCCTCCGCAGCGGCCACGGCGATGCCGACCTGGCCGCGCTCCTCGCCTTCCACTGGAAGCGCCGGGGCGACCACTATTCCGAGATCCGGCACGGCGCCACGCCCAACCTGCCCAAGGTGGAGATGTCCCGCATCGGGGGGTAG